A region of Triplophysa dalaica isolate WHDGS20190420 chromosome 18, ASM1584641v1, whole genome shotgun sequence DNA encodes the following proteins:
- the apeh gene encoding acylamino-acid-releasing enzyme isoform X1: MFAVRISLHRFMSRSAVMGSKVLREPGEIAQLYRDQCHFPSVCRADVGPVVTSRYGGQYCNIYTEWTQRDLERNESVKFCRQYIVFHDERSVVYSGASGNCTEIKGELLSMDSPSGEMKAVLRESAVKGEDKQFLEIWHKNSKQKCINLMALGKHGKVYEDDQFGCLVWSHSETHLLYVAEKKRAKTESYFQQGPETDEEESMTTVKKDETLKGQQFEFYEDWGEALVNKSSPVLCVLDIESSNITVIEGMPNYISPGQAFWAPDDTGLVFVGWWQEPFRLGLKYCPNRKSSLFYVDLASGNCEQLSCDSRAVSSPRLSPDLCRIVYLDCEVYGPHQQCSRLCMFDWYTKQTSVVVDVVRRAREDGFTGIYSSTLSPCCWSSDSQRLIISCAQRSRKDLLVVDISSGEVSCVTSSSQEGSWSLLSIRRDLMVVSCSSPNCPPDLRVGFLPAKGSESTTSWVTLEESQPQMDVSWQTLNFSPPPEDHNSQYPALDFDALLLKPSEMTSGKKLALVVLPHGGPHSVLLSEWILSTAVLCKMGFGVLLVNYRGSLGFGQDNIDSLPGNIGTQDVKDVQLAVESVLKQGDFDEQKIAVIGGSHGGFLACHLIGQYPDFYKACVVRNPVTNLASMIGSTDIPDWCMVEAGFDYNTDVQLNPAVLEQMLNKSPIKHVIKVKTPVLLMLGEDDRRVPNKQGIEYYKRLKALQVPVRLLWYPGNNHSLSKVDAESDGFMNAALWILQHLSL, translated from the exons ATGTTCGCTGTCAGGATTTCTCTCCATAGATTCATGTCACGCTCCGCTGTCATGGGCTCAAAG GTGCTCCGGGAGCCTGGAGAGATCGCTCAGCTGTACCGGGATCAGTGCCACTTCCCGTCTGTGTGTCGCGCTGACGTCGGTCCGGTGGTCACGTCACGATACGGCGGACAATACTGCAACATATACACAG AGTGGACTCAGCGGGATTTGGAGAGGAACGAGAGCGTGAAGTTTTGTCGGCAGTACATTGTGTTTCACGATGAGCGATCGGTTGTTTACTCTGGTGCTTCTGGAAACTGTACAGAAATCAAGGGCGA GTTACTCAGTATGGATTCGCCGTCCGGTGAGATGAAGGCCGTGTTGAGAGAGAGCGCCGTCAAAGGAGAAGACAAGCAGTTCCTGGAG ATCTGGCACAAGAACAGTAAACAGAAGTGTATAAATCTGATGGCCCTTGGCAAACATGGCAAAGTGTATGAAGATG ATCAGTTCGGCTGTCTGGTCTGGTCTCATTCTGAGACTCATCTGCTGTATGTCGCTGAGAAGAAGCGAGCCAAGACTGAGTCTTACTTCCAg CAGGGACCTGAGACTGATGAAGAGGAGAGCATGACAACAGTCAAGAAGGACGAGACGCTTAAG gGGCAACAGTTTGAGTTTTATGAGGACTGGGGTGAAGCGCTGGTCAATAAGAGCAGTCCGGTGCTGTGTGTGCTGGACATTGAGAGCAGCAACATCACTGTGATTGAAGGAATGCCCAACTACATCTCACCCGGACag GCGTTCTGGGCACCCGATGACACTGGACTGGTGTTTGTGGGCTGGTGGCAGGAGCCCTTCAGACTGGGACTGAAGTACTGTCCCAACAGAAA GTCGTCTCTGTTTTATGTGGACTTGGCGAGTGGTAATTGTG AACAGTTATCGTGTGACTCCAGAGCCGTGTCCTCTCCTCGACTCAGTCCTGACCTCTGCCGCATTGTGTATCTGGACTGTGAGGTCTACGGGCCGCACCAGCAGTGCAGTCGTCTGTGTATG tTTGACTGGTACACGAAGCAGACGAGTGTTGTTGTGGATGTTGTGCGGCGAGCCAGAGAGG aTGGCTTCACGGGCATCTACAGCTCAACGCTGTCTCCCTGCTGCTGGTCATCTGACAGTCAGCGTCTGATCATCTCCTGCGCTCAGAGGAGTCGCAAG GATCTGTTGGTTGTTGATATCTCAAGTGGAGAGGTCTCATGCGTCACTTCCA GTTCGCAGGAAGGAAGCTGGAGTTTGCTGAGCATTCGCAGAGATCTGATGGTGGTCAGCTGCTCTTCACCAAACTGTCCTCCAGACCTG CGAGTGGGATTCCTGCCGGCCAAGGGCTCGGAGAGCACCACGTCATGGGTCACGCTGGAGGAATCTCAACCTCAGATGGATGTCAGCTGGCAGACCTTAAACTTCAGCCCGCCGCCAGAAGACCACAACAGCCAATACC CTGCTTTGGACTTTGACGCTCTGCTTTTGAAACCATCAGAAATGACATCAGGGAAGAAACTAGCACTCGTGGTTTTGCCACACG gtgGTCCTCATTCAGTGCTGTTGTCAGAGTGGATCTTGTCCACAGCAGTTCTGTGTAAGATGGGCTTCGGCGTTCTGCTCG tGAATTACAGAGGATCACTTGGCTTCGGTCAGGATAATATTGACTCTTTACCTGGAAACATCGGCACACAAGATGTGAAAGATGTGCag TTGGCAGTCGAGAGTGTTCTGAAGCAAGGTGATTTCGACGAGCAGAAGATCGCTGTGATTGGAGGATCTCATGGTGGTTTTCTAGCGTGCCACCTGATTGGACAGTATCCTGATTTCTACAAGGCTTGTGTGGTGAGAAACCCGGTGACAAATCTGGCGTCCATGATCGGCAGCACAGACATTCCCGACTG GTGTATGGTGGAGGCGGGGTTTGACTATAACACTGACGTTCAACTTAATCCTGCTGTTCTGGAGCAGATGTTAAACAAGTCACCCATCAAACATGTCATCAAG GTAAAGACGCCAGTGCTTCTGATGTTGGGCGAGGATGACCGGCGTGTGCCCAATAAACAGGGCATTGAATACTACAAGCGCCTGAAGGCTCTACAAGTACCAGTGAG ATTGTTGTGGTACCCGGGCAATAATCACTCTTTATCCAAAGTGGATGCTGAATCAGACGGATTTATGAATGCTGCTCTCTGGATCCTCCAGCATCTCTctctgtga
- the apeh gene encoding acylamino-acid-releasing enzyme isoform X2 produces the protein MFAVRISLHRFMSRSAVMGSKVLREPGEIAQLYRDQCHFPSVCRADVGPVVTSRYGGQYCNIYTEWTQRDLERNESVKFCRQYIVFHDERSVVYSGASGNCTEIKGELLSMDSPSGEMKAVLRESAVKGEDKQFLEIWHKNSKQKCINLMALGKHGKVYEDDQFGCLVWSHSETHLLYVAEKKRAKTESYFQGPETDEEESMTTVKKDETLKGQQFEFYEDWGEALVNKSSPVLCVLDIESSNITVIEGMPNYISPGQAFWAPDDTGLVFVGWWQEPFRLGLKYCPNRKSSLFYVDLASGNCEQLSCDSRAVSSPRLSPDLCRIVYLDCEVYGPHQQCSRLCMFDWYTKQTSVVVDVVRRAREDGFTGIYSSTLSPCCWSSDSQRLIISCAQRSRKDLLVVDISSGEVSCVTSSSQEGSWSLLSIRRDLMVVSCSSPNCPPDLRVGFLPAKGSESTTSWVTLEESQPQMDVSWQTLNFSPPPEDHNSQYPALDFDALLLKPSEMTSGKKLALVVLPHGGPHSVLLSEWILSTAVLCKMGFGVLLVNYRGSLGFGQDNIDSLPGNIGTQDVKDVQLAVESVLKQGDFDEQKIAVIGGSHGGFLACHLIGQYPDFYKACVVRNPVTNLASMIGSTDIPDWCMVEAGFDYNTDVQLNPAVLEQMLNKSPIKHVIKVKTPVLLMLGEDDRRVPNKQGIEYYKRLKALQVPVRLLWYPGNNHSLSKVDAESDGFMNAALWILQHLSL, from the exons ATGTTCGCTGTCAGGATTTCTCTCCATAGATTCATGTCACGCTCCGCTGTCATGGGCTCAAAG GTGCTCCGGGAGCCTGGAGAGATCGCTCAGCTGTACCGGGATCAGTGCCACTTCCCGTCTGTGTGTCGCGCTGACGTCGGTCCGGTGGTCACGTCACGATACGGCGGACAATACTGCAACATATACACAG AGTGGACTCAGCGGGATTTGGAGAGGAACGAGAGCGTGAAGTTTTGTCGGCAGTACATTGTGTTTCACGATGAGCGATCGGTTGTTTACTCTGGTGCTTCTGGAAACTGTACAGAAATCAAGGGCGA GTTACTCAGTATGGATTCGCCGTCCGGTGAGATGAAGGCCGTGTTGAGAGAGAGCGCCGTCAAAGGAGAAGACAAGCAGTTCCTGGAG ATCTGGCACAAGAACAGTAAACAGAAGTGTATAAATCTGATGGCCCTTGGCAAACATGGCAAAGTGTATGAAGATG ATCAGTTCGGCTGTCTGGTCTGGTCTCATTCTGAGACTCATCTGCTGTATGTCGCTGAGAAGAAGCGAGCCAAGACTGAGTCTTACTTCCAg GGACCTGAGACTGATGAAGAGGAGAGCATGACAACAGTCAAGAAGGACGAGACGCTTAAG gGGCAACAGTTTGAGTTTTATGAGGACTGGGGTGAAGCGCTGGTCAATAAGAGCAGTCCGGTGCTGTGTGTGCTGGACATTGAGAGCAGCAACATCACTGTGATTGAAGGAATGCCCAACTACATCTCACCCGGACag GCGTTCTGGGCACCCGATGACACTGGACTGGTGTTTGTGGGCTGGTGGCAGGAGCCCTTCAGACTGGGACTGAAGTACTGTCCCAACAGAAA GTCGTCTCTGTTTTATGTGGACTTGGCGAGTGGTAATTGTG AACAGTTATCGTGTGACTCCAGAGCCGTGTCCTCTCCTCGACTCAGTCCTGACCTCTGCCGCATTGTGTATCTGGACTGTGAGGTCTACGGGCCGCACCAGCAGTGCAGTCGTCTGTGTATG tTTGACTGGTACACGAAGCAGACGAGTGTTGTTGTGGATGTTGTGCGGCGAGCCAGAGAGG aTGGCTTCACGGGCATCTACAGCTCAACGCTGTCTCCCTGCTGCTGGTCATCTGACAGTCAGCGTCTGATCATCTCCTGCGCTCAGAGGAGTCGCAAG GATCTGTTGGTTGTTGATATCTCAAGTGGAGAGGTCTCATGCGTCACTTCCA GTTCGCAGGAAGGAAGCTGGAGTTTGCTGAGCATTCGCAGAGATCTGATGGTGGTCAGCTGCTCTTCACCAAACTGTCCTCCAGACCTG CGAGTGGGATTCCTGCCGGCCAAGGGCTCGGAGAGCACCACGTCATGGGTCACGCTGGAGGAATCTCAACCTCAGATGGATGTCAGCTGGCAGACCTTAAACTTCAGCCCGCCGCCAGAAGACCACAACAGCCAATACC CTGCTTTGGACTTTGACGCTCTGCTTTTGAAACCATCAGAAATGACATCAGGGAAGAAACTAGCACTCGTGGTTTTGCCACACG gtgGTCCTCATTCAGTGCTGTTGTCAGAGTGGATCTTGTCCACAGCAGTTCTGTGTAAGATGGGCTTCGGCGTTCTGCTCG tGAATTACAGAGGATCACTTGGCTTCGGTCAGGATAATATTGACTCTTTACCTGGAAACATCGGCACACAAGATGTGAAAGATGTGCag TTGGCAGTCGAGAGTGTTCTGAAGCAAGGTGATTTCGACGAGCAGAAGATCGCTGTGATTGGAGGATCTCATGGTGGTTTTCTAGCGTGCCACCTGATTGGACAGTATCCTGATTTCTACAAGGCTTGTGTGGTGAGAAACCCGGTGACAAATCTGGCGTCCATGATCGGCAGCACAGACATTCCCGACTG GTGTATGGTGGAGGCGGGGTTTGACTATAACACTGACGTTCAACTTAATCCTGCTGTTCTGGAGCAGATGTTAAACAAGTCACCCATCAAACATGTCATCAAG GTAAAGACGCCAGTGCTTCTGATGTTGGGCGAGGATGACCGGCGTGTGCCCAATAAACAGGGCATTGAATACTACAAGCGCCTGAAGGCTCTACAAGTACCAGTGAG ATTGTTGTGGTACCCGGGCAATAATCACTCTTTATCCAAAGTGGATGCTGAATCAGACGGATTTATGAATGCTGCTCTCTGGATCCTCCAGCATCTCTctctgtga
- the apeh gene encoding acylamino-acid-releasing enzyme isoform X3: protein MFAVRISLHRFMSRSAVMGSKVLREPGEIAQLYRDQCHFPSVCRADVGPVVTSRYGGQYCNIYTEWTQRDLERNESVKFCRQYIVFHDERSVVYSGASGNCTEIKGELLSMDSPSGEMKAVLRESAVKGEDKQFLEIWHKNSKQKCINLMALGKHGKVYEDDQFGCLVWSHSETHLLYVAEKKRAKTESYFQQGPETDEEESMTTVKKDETLKGQQFEFYEDWGEALVNKSSPVLCVLDIESSNITVIEGMPNYISPGQAFWAPDDTGLVFVGWWQEPFRLGLKYCPNRKSSLFYVDLASGNCEQLSCDSRAVSSPRLSPDLCRIVYLDCEVYGPHQQCSRLCMFDWYTKQTSVVVDVVRRAREDGFTGIYSSTLSPCCWSSDSQRLIISCAQRSRKDLLVVDISSGEVSCVTSSSQEGSWSLLSIRRDLMVVSCSSPNCPPDLRVGFLPAKGSESTTSWVTLEESQPQMDVSWQTLNFSPPPEDHNSQYPALDFDALLLKPSEMTSGKKLALVVLPHGGPHSVLLSEWILSTAVLCKMGFGVLLVNYRGSLGFGQDNIDSLPGNIGTQDVKDVQLAVESVLKQGDFDEQKIAVIGGSHGGFLACHLIGQYPDFYKACVVRNPVTNLASMIGSTDIPD, encoded by the exons ATGTTCGCTGTCAGGATTTCTCTCCATAGATTCATGTCACGCTCCGCTGTCATGGGCTCAAAG GTGCTCCGGGAGCCTGGAGAGATCGCTCAGCTGTACCGGGATCAGTGCCACTTCCCGTCTGTGTGTCGCGCTGACGTCGGTCCGGTGGTCACGTCACGATACGGCGGACAATACTGCAACATATACACAG AGTGGACTCAGCGGGATTTGGAGAGGAACGAGAGCGTGAAGTTTTGTCGGCAGTACATTGTGTTTCACGATGAGCGATCGGTTGTTTACTCTGGTGCTTCTGGAAACTGTACAGAAATCAAGGGCGA GTTACTCAGTATGGATTCGCCGTCCGGTGAGATGAAGGCCGTGTTGAGAGAGAGCGCCGTCAAAGGAGAAGACAAGCAGTTCCTGGAG ATCTGGCACAAGAACAGTAAACAGAAGTGTATAAATCTGATGGCCCTTGGCAAACATGGCAAAGTGTATGAAGATG ATCAGTTCGGCTGTCTGGTCTGGTCTCATTCTGAGACTCATCTGCTGTATGTCGCTGAGAAGAAGCGAGCCAAGACTGAGTCTTACTTCCAg CAGGGACCTGAGACTGATGAAGAGGAGAGCATGACAACAGTCAAGAAGGACGAGACGCTTAAG gGGCAACAGTTTGAGTTTTATGAGGACTGGGGTGAAGCGCTGGTCAATAAGAGCAGTCCGGTGCTGTGTGTGCTGGACATTGAGAGCAGCAACATCACTGTGATTGAAGGAATGCCCAACTACATCTCACCCGGACag GCGTTCTGGGCACCCGATGACACTGGACTGGTGTTTGTGGGCTGGTGGCAGGAGCCCTTCAGACTGGGACTGAAGTACTGTCCCAACAGAAA GTCGTCTCTGTTTTATGTGGACTTGGCGAGTGGTAATTGTG AACAGTTATCGTGTGACTCCAGAGCCGTGTCCTCTCCTCGACTCAGTCCTGACCTCTGCCGCATTGTGTATCTGGACTGTGAGGTCTACGGGCCGCACCAGCAGTGCAGTCGTCTGTGTATG tTTGACTGGTACACGAAGCAGACGAGTGTTGTTGTGGATGTTGTGCGGCGAGCCAGAGAGG aTGGCTTCACGGGCATCTACAGCTCAACGCTGTCTCCCTGCTGCTGGTCATCTGACAGTCAGCGTCTGATCATCTCCTGCGCTCAGAGGAGTCGCAAG GATCTGTTGGTTGTTGATATCTCAAGTGGAGAGGTCTCATGCGTCACTTCCA GTTCGCAGGAAGGAAGCTGGAGTTTGCTGAGCATTCGCAGAGATCTGATGGTGGTCAGCTGCTCTTCACCAAACTGTCCTCCAGACCTG CGAGTGGGATTCCTGCCGGCCAAGGGCTCGGAGAGCACCACGTCATGGGTCACGCTGGAGGAATCTCAACCTCAGATGGATGTCAGCTGGCAGACCTTAAACTTCAGCCCGCCGCCAGAAGACCACAACAGCCAATACC CTGCTTTGGACTTTGACGCTCTGCTTTTGAAACCATCAGAAATGACATCAGGGAAGAAACTAGCACTCGTGGTTTTGCCACACG gtgGTCCTCATTCAGTGCTGTTGTCAGAGTGGATCTTGTCCACAGCAGTTCTGTGTAAGATGGGCTTCGGCGTTCTGCTCG tGAATTACAGAGGATCACTTGGCTTCGGTCAGGATAATATTGACTCTTTACCTGGAAACATCGGCACACAAGATGTGAAAGATGTGCag TTGGCAGTCGAGAGTGTTCTGAAGCAAGGTGATTTCGACGAGCAGAAGATCGCTGTGATTGGAGGATCTCATGGTGGTTTTCTAGCGTGCCACCTGATTGGACAGTATCCTGATTTCTACAAGGCTTGTGTGGTGAGAAACCCGGTGACAAATCTGGCGTCCATGATCGGCAGCACAGACATTCCCGACTG A